In Vigna unguiculata cultivar IT97K-499-35 chromosome 3, ASM411807v1, whole genome shotgun sequence, a single genomic region encodes these proteins:
- the LOC114178251 gene encoding mitogen-activated protein kinase 8-like isoform X2 produces MGGGGTLVEGLRRLFQRRASSSAENHNNANNSRVHVRDLRAQLSSIPNHDHLVDPNFDFSTLKPIKVPAQIPFRPSSMDHHKKGAPESEFFTEYGEASQYQIQEVVGKGSYGVVGSAVDTHTGERVAIKKINDVFEHVSDATRILREIKLLRLLRHPDIVEIKHIMLPPSRREFRDIYVVFELMESDLHQVIKANDDLTPEHHQFFLYQLLRGMKYIHTANVFHRDLKPKNILANADCKLKICDFGLARVSFNDAPSAIFWTDYVATRWYRAPELCGSFFSKYTPAIDIWSIGCIFAEMLTGKPLFPGKNVVHQLDLMTDLLGTPPPESIARIRNEKAKRYLNSMRKKQPVPLSQKFPNADPLALRLLERLLAFDPKDRPSAEEALADPYFIGLANIEREPCTLPISKLEFEFERRKLTKDDVRELIYREILEYHPQMLQEHLRGDQTSFMYPSGVDRFKRQFAHLEEHYGNGERSTPLQRQHASLPRERVCAPKDESKQQNDIESVPGSDATARGN; encoded by the exons ATGGGTGGTGGAGGAACGCTCGTGGAAGGGCTTCGACGATTGTTTCAACGACGCGCTTCTAGCTCTGCTGAAAACCACAACAATGCCAACAATAGCCGCGTCCACGTGAGAGATTTACGCGCGCAGTTGTCTTCCATTCCCAACCACGACCACCTCGTTGACCCTAATTTCGATTTCTCCACCTTGAAGCCCATCAAAGTTCCCGCACAAATCCCCTTCAGACCGTCTTCTATGGATCATCACAAAAAG GGTGCTCCAGAGTCTGAGTTCTTTACTGAGTATGGAGAGGCAAGTCAATACCAGATCCAAGAGGTTGTTGGAAAAGGAAGTTATGGCGTTGTGGGTTCTGCCGTTGACACTCACACAGGTGAAAGGGTTGCAATCAAGAAAATTAATGATGTTTTTGAGCATGTATCCGATGCCACACGGATCCTTAGAGAAATTAAGCTCTTGCGGTTGCTCAGACATCCCGATATTGTGGAAATTAAGCATATTATGCTTCCTCCTTCCCGGAGAGAGTTCAGGGATATCTATGTAGTGTTTGAGTTGATGGAATCTGATCTTCATCAAGTAATCAAGGCCAATGATGATCTTACACCTGAGCACCACCAATTTTTCTTGTACCAACTTCTAAGGGGCATGAAATATATTCATACAG CAAACGTGTTTCATCGTGATCTGAAGCCAAAAAATATTCTTGCTAACGCTGACTGCAAACTAAAAATATGCGATTTTGGGCTTGCTCGAGTTTCATTCAATGATGCTCCATCAGCTATATTCTGGACT GATTATGTTGCAACTCGGTGGTACCGTGCACCTGAATTATGTGGTTCTTTTTTCTCAAAA TACACCCCTGCAATTGATATATGGAGCATTGGATGCATATTTGCAGAAATGCTCACTGGGAAGCCATTGTTTCCTGGAAAAAATGTTGTGCACCAATTGGATCTCATGACTGATTTGCTTGGCACTCCTCCTCCCGAGTCCATTGCAAGG ATTCGAAATGAAAAGGCCAAAAGGTATCTCAACAGCATGAGAAAAAAGCAACCAGTTCCACTATCCCAAAAATTTCCAAATGCAGATCCATTGGCTCTCCGGTTACTGGAGCGGCTACTCGCATTTGACCCTAAAGACCGACCATCAGCTGAAGAG GCATTAGCTGATCCTTACTTCATTGGTTTGGCGAACATAGAGCGTGAACCATGCACTCTACCCATTTCAAAACTTGAGTTTGAATTTGAGAGAAGGAAATTGACCAAAGATGATGTCAGAGAGTTGATTTATCGAGAG ATTTTGGAGTATCATCCTCAAATGCTCCAAGAACATCTTCGTGGAGATCAAACTAGCTTCATGTATCCAAG TGGGGTTGATAGGTTCAAGAGACAGTTTGCACATCTTGAGGAGCATTATGGGAACGGTGAACGAAGCACTCCATTGCAGAGACAACATGCCTCCTTACCTAG AGAGAGAGTTTGTGCTCCCAAGGATGAAAGTAAACAACAGAACGATATTGAAAGTGTTCCAGGGTCTGATGCGACAG CAAGAGGCAATTAA
- the LOC114178251 gene encoding mitogen-activated protein kinase 9-like isoform X1: MGGGGTLVEGLRRLFQRRASSSAENHNNANNSRVHVRDLRAQLSSIPNHDHLVDPNFDFSTLKPIKVPAQIPFRPSSMDHHKKGAPESEFFTEYGEASQYQIQEVVGKGSYGVVGSAVDTHTGERVAIKKINDVFEHVSDATRILREIKLLRLLRHPDIVEIKHIMLPPSRREFRDIYVVFELMESDLHQVIKANDDLTPEHHQFFLYQLLRGMKYIHTANVFHRDLKPKNILANADCKLKICDFGLARVSFNDAPSAIFWTDYVATRWYRAPELCGSFFSKYTPAIDIWSIGCIFAEMLTGKPLFPGKNVVHQLDLMTDLLGTPPPESIARIRNEKAKRYLNSMRKKQPVPLSQKFPNADPLALRLLERLLAFDPKDRPSAEEALADPYFIGLANIEREPCTLPISKLEFEFERRKLTKDDVRELIYREILEYHPQMLQEHLRGDQTSFMYPSGVDRFKRQFAHLEEHYGNGERSTPLQRQHASLPRERVCAPKDESKQQNDIESVPGSDATGTQNETSRSNYSARSLLKSASISASKCVVVKQNKDPEQEAIKEINDETMDEVTDVAALHA, encoded by the exons ATGGGTGGTGGAGGAACGCTCGTGGAAGGGCTTCGACGATTGTTTCAACGACGCGCTTCTAGCTCTGCTGAAAACCACAACAATGCCAACAATAGCCGCGTCCACGTGAGAGATTTACGCGCGCAGTTGTCTTCCATTCCCAACCACGACCACCTCGTTGACCCTAATTTCGATTTCTCCACCTTGAAGCCCATCAAAGTTCCCGCACAAATCCCCTTCAGACCGTCTTCTATGGATCATCACAAAAAG GGTGCTCCAGAGTCTGAGTTCTTTACTGAGTATGGAGAGGCAAGTCAATACCAGATCCAAGAGGTTGTTGGAAAAGGAAGTTATGGCGTTGTGGGTTCTGCCGTTGACACTCACACAGGTGAAAGGGTTGCAATCAAGAAAATTAATGATGTTTTTGAGCATGTATCCGATGCCACACGGATCCTTAGAGAAATTAAGCTCTTGCGGTTGCTCAGACATCCCGATATTGTGGAAATTAAGCATATTATGCTTCCTCCTTCCCGGAGAGAGTTCAGGGATATCTATGTAGTGTTTGAGTTGATGGAATCTGATCTTCATCAAGTAATCAAGGCCAATGATGATCTTACACCTGAGCACCACCAATTTTTCTTGTACCAACTTCTAAGGGGCATGAAATATATTCATACAG CAAACGTGTTTCATCGTGATCTGAAGCCAAAAAATATTCTTGCTAACGCTGACTGCAAACTAAAAATATGCGATTTTGGGCTTGCTCGAGTTTCATTCAATGATGCTCCATCAGCTATATTCTGGACT GATTATGTTGCAACTCGGTGGTACCGTGCACCTGAATTATGTGGTTCTTTTTTCTCAAAA TACACCCCTGCAATTGATATATGGAGCATTGGATGCATATTTGCAGAAATGCTCACTGGGAAGCCATTGTTTCCTGGAAAAAATGTTGTGCACCAATTGGATCTCATGACTGATTTGCTTGGCACTCCTCCTCCCGAGTCCATTGCAAGG ATTCGAAATGAAAAGGCCAAAAGGTATCTCAACAGCATGAGAAAAAAGCAACCAGTTCCACTATCCCAAAAATTTCCAAATGCAGATCCATTGGCTCTCCGGTTACTGGAGCGGCTACTCGCATTTGACCCTAAAGACCGACCATCAGCTGAAGAG GCATTAGCTGATCCTTACTTCATTGGTTTGGCGAACATAGAGCGTGAACCATGCACTCTACCCATTTCAAAACTTGAGTTTGAATTTGAGAGAAGGAAATTGACCAAAGATGATGTCAGAGAGTTGATTTATCGAGAG ATTTTGGAGTATCATCCTCAAATGCTCCAAGAACATCTTCGTGGAGATCAAACTAGCTTCATGTATCCAAG TGGGGTTGATAGGTTCAAGAGACAGTTTGCACATCTTGAGGAGCATTATGGGAACGGTGAACGAAGCACTCCATTGCAGAGACAACATGCCTCCTTACCTAG AGAGAGAGTTTGTGCTCCCAAGGATGAAAGTAAACAACAGAACGATATTGAAAGTGTTCCAGGGTCTGATGCGACAGGTACTCAAAATGAAACCTCCAGATCAAACTACAGTGCACGTAGCTTGTTAAAAAGTGCGAGTATTAGTGCTTCCAAGTGTGTAGTtgtgaaacaaaataaagatcCAGAG CAAGAGGCAATTAAGGAGATAAATGATGAGACGATGGATGAAGTGACAGATGTTGCTGCCCTCCATGCTTGA
- the LOC114177531 gene encoding pentatricopeptide repeat-containing protein At4g02750-like — MRGKFILRQLHSSNFQLQRPTNFPKPHLKEKDSHIVKCTKAISTHMRNGHCDLALRVFNTMPLRNSVSYNAMISGYLRNAEFSLARDLFDRMPHKDLFSWNLMLTGYLRNRRLRDARVMFDSMPEKDVVSWNAMLSGYVRSGHVDEAREVFDKMPHKNSISWNGLLAAYVRSGRLEEASHLFESKLDWELISWNCLMGGYVKRNMLGEARLLFDQMPIRDVVSWNTMISGYAQDGDLSQARRLFAESPVRDVFTWTAMVHAYVQNGLLDEARTVFDEMPQRREMSYNTMIAGYVQYKRIDMARKLFDAMPFPNTGSWNIMISCYCQGGDVAQARNLFDAMPERDSVSWAAIIAGYAQNCHYEEAMNMLVEMKRDGEGLNRSTFCCALSTCADIAALELGKQVHGQAVKTGYENGCLVGNALVGMYCKCGCIDEAYEVFQGIQHKDIVSWNTMLSGYARHGFGRLALTVFESMITAGVKPDEITMVGVLSACSHNGLTDRGTEYFHSMDKDYGVKPNSKHYTCMIDLLGRAGRLEEAQNLIRNMPFEPDVATWGALLGASRIHGNMELSEKAAEMVFKMEPNDSGMYVLLSNLYAASGRWVDVSKIRLKMREVGVQKTPGCSWVEVHNNIHTFTVGDCFHPEKSRIYAFLEELDLRMKQEGYVPSTKLVLHDVEEEEKKHMLKYHSEKLAVAFGILTIPADRPIRVMKNLRVCEDCHNAIKHISKIVGRFIIVRDSHRFHHFSEGICSCGDYW; from the exons ATGCGCGGGAAGTTTATCTTGAGACAGTTACACAGCAGCAACTTTCAACTTCAACGACCCACCAATTTTCCGAAACCCCATCTGAAAGAGAAAGACTCACACATTGTGAAATGCACCAAAGCCATCTCTACCCACATGCGCAATGGCCACTGCGACTTGGCTCTCCGAGTCTTCAACACCATGCCGCTTCGAAACTCGGTCTCCTACAACGCCATGATATCTGGGTACCTGAGGAACGCAGAGTTCTCCCTTGCAAGGGACCTGTTTGACAGAATGCCCCACAAAGACCTGTTTTCCTGGAATCTAATGCTTACTGGCTACCTCAGGAACCGCAGACTCCGTGATGCTCGCGTGATGTTTGACTCAATGCCCGAAAAGGATGTTGTTTCCTGGAATGCAATGCTGTCTGGGTATGTCCGGAGTGGGCACGTTGATGAGGCAAGGGAAGTTTTTGATAAGATGCCTCACAAGAATTCCATCTCGTGGAATGGGTTGCTTGCAGCATATGTTCGGAGTGGGAGACTCGAGGAGGCCAGTCACTTGTTTGAGTCCAAGTTAGACTGGGAATTGATTTCTTGGAACTGTTTGATGGGTGGGTATGTGAAGAGAAACATGTTAGGCGAAGCTAGGCTTCTTTTTGATCAAATGCCTATTAGGGATGTGGTTTCCTGGAATACCATGATTTCAGGTTATGCACAGGATGGAGATTTGTCACAGGCTAGGAGATTATTTGCGGAGTCTCCAGTAAGGGATGTTTTCACGTGGACAGCAATGGTGCATGCCTATGTGCAGAATGGATTGTTGGATGAAGCGAGGACAGTTTTCGATGAAATGCCACAGAGAAGAGAGATGTCGTACAATACAATGATTGCTGGTTATGTGCAATACAAGAGAATTGACATGGCAAGGAAATTGTTTGATGCAATGCCTTTTCCAAATACAGGTTCGTGGAATATCATGATAAGCTGTTATTGTCAGGGGGGTGATGTAGCACAAGCAAGGAACTTGTTTGATGCGATGCCTGAGCGTGATTCTGTATCTTGGGCAGCTATTATTGCTGGTTATGCTCAGAATTGTCACTATGAAGAAGCTATGAACATGCTTGTGGAGATGAAACGAGATGGAGAAGGTTTAAATAGATCTACCTTTTGTTGTGCGCTGAGCACATGTGCTGATATAGCTGCTTTGGAGTTAGGGAAACAAGTTCATGGTCAGGCGGTGAAGACAGGGTATGAGAACGGATGTTTAGTGGGGAATGCACTTGTTGGAATGTATTGTAAATGTGGCTGCATAGATGAAGCTTATGAAGTGTTTCAAGGAATACAACATAAAGATATCGTCTCTTGGAACACAATGTTATCTGGTTATGCTAGGCATGGATTTGGCAGGCTGGCTTTAACAGTATTTGAGTCAATGATCACAGCAGGGGTTAAACCTGATGAGATTACCATG GTTGGCGTGCTGTCAGCTTGCAGTCATAATGGCTTGACAGACAGGGGTAcagaatattttcattcaatggATAAGGATTATGGAGTAAAACCAAATTCAAAACATTATACTTGCATGATCGATCTTCTTGGTAGAGCAGGTCGTCTGGAAGAAGCACAGAACTTAATCAGAAACATGCCTTTCGAGCCAGATGTTGCAACATGGGGAGCTCTATTAGGTGCAAGCCGAATTCATGGCAATATGGAACTGAGTGAGAAGGCTGCTGAGATGGTTTTCAAGATGGAACCTAATGACTCGGGAATGTATGTTCTTCTTTCAAATTTATATGCAGCTTCAGGAAGATGGGTCGATGTTAGTAAAATTAGATTGAAAATGAGGGAAGTTGGTGTTCAGAAAACACCAGGGTGTAGTTGGGTTGAGGTACATAACAATATTCATACTTTCACAGTTGGGGATTGTTTTCACCCAGAGAAAAGTAGAATATATGCCTTCTTGGAAGAGTTAGATTTAAGAATGAAACAAGAAGGGTATGTTCCTTCAACAAAATTGGTCTTGCATGATGTGGAAGAGGAGGAGAAGAAGCATATGCTAAAGTATCACAGTGAAAAATTAGCTGTAGCATTTGGAATTCTGACTATACCGGCTGATAGACCAATACGTGTCATGAAAAACTTGCGAGTGTGTGAAGACTGCCATAATGCCATCAAACACATATCCAAGATTGTTGGAAGGTTTATAATCGTAAGGGATTCTCATCGATTTCACCACTTCAGTGAGGGTATTTGTTCTTGTGGGGATTATTGGTGA
- the LOC114177090 gene encoding uncharacterized protein At5g39865 — protein MGCVSSNLLNQDEEFTQLGSSALGHHIVSLTSTTYGLLTLDPPPHTTTTTTTPSTPPSRFTLASLFPSEPNSEPKSLWSEPRPFRSEPEIINSWELMSGLDTESFRFSKENSNPNLLTPTKPGPTPPNRFERICPRGGENRVVIYTTTLRGVRKTFEACNAVRAAFEALGVAICERDVSMDSGFREELRGLLKGKPREAMVPPRVFVKGLYIGGAEEMLKVAEDGLLGELLKGLPKKKVGAVCEGCGDMRFLPCFNCNGSCKSVVKDGGRVFVVKCLHCNENGLILCPVCS, from the coding sequence atggGTTGCGTTTCTTCCAATCTTCTCAACCAAGACGAAGAATTCACCCAACTTGGTTCCTCCGCCTTGGGCCACCACATCGTCTCCCTCACCTCCACCACCTACGGCCTTCTCACCCTCGACCCGCCGCCgcacaccaccaccaccaccaccaccccttCTACACCACCGTCACGTTTCACCCTAGCCTCTCTTTTCCCCTCCGAGCCAAACTCCGAACCCAAGTCCCTCTGGTCCGAACCAAGACCCTTCCGATCCGAACCCGAGATAATCAACTCATGGGAACTCATGTCCGGTCTCGACACCGAAAGCTTCCGCTTTTCCAAAGAAAACTCCAACCCTAACCTCCTCACACCGACCAAACCCGGTCCAACGCCGCCGAACCGGTTCGAGCGAATATGCCCCCGGGGCGGCGAAAACCGCGTGGTGATCTATACGACGACGTTGCGCGGCGTGCGGAAAACGTTCGAGGCTTGCAACGCGGTGCGCGCGGCGTTCGAGGCCCTGGGCGTGGCTATCTGCGAGCGTGACGTGTCGATGGACAGCGGGTTCCGGGAGGAGCTGAGAGGGTTGCTGAAGGGGAAGCCGAGAGAAGCGATGGTTCCTCCGAGGGTGTTCGTGAAGGGCCTCTACATCGGCGGCGCCGAGGAGATGCTGAAGGTCGCCGAAGATGGTCTTCTCGGAGAACTGCTTAAGGGGTTGCCGAAGAAGAAGGTTGGTGCCGTTTGTGAGGGTTGCGGGGACATGAGGTTCTTGCCTTGCTTCAACTGTAATGGCAGTTGCAAGAGTGTTGTTAAGGATGGGGGAAGGGTTTTTGTTGTTAAGTGTCTCCATTGCAATGAAAATGGCTTGATCTTGTGCCCTGTTTGTTCTTGA